From Aquabacter sp. L1I39, the proteins below share one genomic window:
- a CDS encoding dipeptide ABC transporter ATP-binding protein produces the protein MHGVIDPATAALAGETPKGPLLEVRDLTVEFSTRKGIVKAVKHVNLTVAKGETLGIVGESGSGKSVTSYTVMRILDRAGRIAEGSITFSGIDIADAPERQMRDLRGREMSMIFQNPRAALNPIRKVGHQIGDVLLHHLQAQPSNVEEKVIDILKQVRIARPEERYHAYPFELSGGMCQRIVIALALACRPQLMIADEPTTGLDVTTQKAVMDLVTELTRARGMSTILITHDLGLAATYCDTVMVMEKGEVVETAPAERIFRAPQHPYTRKLMRATPRPGITLKDLLPEGEAGAAPAPTAATVAASGTPLLKVENLIKEYPRQGAPVAFLKGLMGQKPPREEMIFKAVDGISFEVKKGESVGLVGESGCGKSTTSTIVMRLIDPTAGRITFDGEDIGAVPAREFAHHPMRRRIQMVFQDPTESLNPRYTAARAIADPLLRMGGMSGGAALRAKVEELAAMAGLPGDLLDRFPHQLSGGQKARVGIARAIALKPDLVILDEPTAALDVSVQAVVLNLLEELKQTLGMSYLFVSHDLHVVKLLCDRVIVMRQGRVVEEGTSDQVLDAPKDAYTRELIAAIPHPPV, from the coding sequence TCATCGATCCTGCCACCGCGGCGCTCGCGGGGGAGACCCCCAAGGGGCCGCTGCTGGAAGTCCGCGACCTGACGGTGGAGTTCTCCACCCGGAAGGGCATCGTGAAGGCGGTCAAGCACGTGAACCTCACCGTGGCCAAGGGCGAGACCCTGGGCATCGTGGGAGAGAGCGGCTCGGGCAAGTCCGTCACCTCCTATACGGTCATGCGCATCCTGGATCGGGCGGGGCGCATCGCGGAGGGCTCCATCACCTTCTCGGGCATCGACATTGCGGACGCCCCCGAGCGCCAGATGCGTGACCTGCGCGGGCGCGAAATGTCCATGATCTTCCAGAATCCGCGCGCGGCGCTGAACCCCATCCGCAAGGTGGGCCACCAGATCGGCGACGTGCTGCTGCACCATCTCCAGGCGCAGCCCTCCAATGTGGAAGAGAAGGTCATCGACATCCTCAAGCAGGTGCGCATTGCCCGGCCGGAGGAGCGCTACCACGCCTATCCGTTCGAGCTGTCGGGGGGCATGTGCCAGCGCATCGTGATTGCGCTCGCGCTCGCTTGCCGGCCGCAGCTCATGATCGCGGACGAGCCGACCACCGGTCTCGACGTGACCACCCAGAAGGCGGTGATGGACCTGGTGACGGAACTGACCCGGGCACGGGGCATGTCCACCATCCTCATCACCCACGATCTGGGCCTTGCCGCCACCTATTGCGATACGGTGATGGTGATGGAGAAGGGCGAGGTGGTGGAGACGGCGCCGGCCGAGCGCATCTTCCGCGCGCCCCAGCATCCCTATACCCGCAAGCTGATGCGGGCGACGCCTCGCCCGGGCATCACGCTGAAGGACCTGCTGCCGGAAGGGGAGGCGGGTGCTGCCCCAGCGCCCACCGCCGCGACCGTGGCCGCCAGCGGCACGCCCCTTCTCAAGGTGGAAAACCTCATCAAGGAATATCCCCGCCAGGGCGCCCCGGTGGCCTTCCTGAAGGGCCTCATGGGCCAAAAGCCGCCGCGCGAGGAGATGATCTTCAAGGCGGTGGACGGCATCTCCTTCGAGGTCAAGAAGGGAGAGAGCGTCGGCCTCGTGGGCGAGAGCGGCTGCGGCAAGTCCACCACCTCCACCATCGTCATGCGCCTGATCGACCCCACTGCCGGGCGCATCACCTTCGATGGCGAGGATATCGGCGCCGTTCCCGCCCGGGAATTTGCCCACCATCCCATGCGCCGGCGCATCCAGATGGTGTTCCAGGACCCGACCGAAAGCCTCAATCCCCGCTACACGGCCGCCCGCGCCATCGCCGATCCCCTGCTGCGCATGGGCGGCATGTCTGGCGGAGCGGCATTGCGGGCAAAGGTTGAGGAACTGGCGGCCATGGCCGGCCTCCCCGGTGATCTGTTGGATCGCTTCCCGCACCAGCTCTCCGGCGGCCAGAAGGCGCGCGTGGGCATTGCCCGCGCCATCGCCCTGAAACCCGATCTCGTGATCCTCGACGAGCCCACGGCCGCGCTCGACGTGTCCGTCCAGGCGGTGGTGCTCAATCTGCTGGAGGAGCTCAAGCAGACGCTGGGCATGAGCTATCTCTTCGTCTCCCACGACCTGCACGTGGTGAAGCTGCTCTGCGACCGGGTGATCGTCATGCGCCAGGGCCGCGTGGTGGAGGAGGGCACGTCCGACCAGGTGCTGGACGCGCCGAAGGATGCCTATACCCGCGAACTGATCGCCGCCATTCCCCATCCCCCGGTGTGA
- a CDS encoding AtzG-like protein: MSDPFTPVPAAEERDLERLLDGAIGAFAISVEPEWHREAMAYLRNIADAAAFVMAYDVGDECDPAPVYRP, encoded by the coding sequence ATGTCCGATCCCTTCACGCCCGTGCCAGCAGCCGAGGAGCGCGATCTGGAGCGCCTCCTGGACGGCGCCATCGGCGCCTTCGCCATTTCCGTGGAACCGGAATGGCACCGGGAAGCCATGGCCTATCTGCGCAACATCGCGGACGCCGCCGCTTTCGTCATGGCCTATGACGTGGGCGACGAGTGCGACCCCGCGCCGGTCTATCGGCCCTGA
- a CDS encoding AtzE family amidohydrolase, protein MLEPFDPAAPAPTAADAAALATAPAHEIAAAVKSGQVSARAVLEASLQRIAALEPQVNAFTDVTTERARAKADAVDAARAAGHELGRLAGVPFAVKNLFDIAGLPTRAGSLINRTHSPATQDSTLVERLEAADAILVGGLNMGEYAYDFTGENAHDGPSRNPHSLGHMSGGSSGGSGAAVAAGEVPLALGSDTNGSIRVPSALCGIFGLKPTYGRLSRARTFPFVSAFDHLGPFARCPQDLALAYDAMQGEDPADPCLMPRPFEPTAARLSEGLGGLRVAVAGGYFRAKGMPEAFAAVDAVATALGASRTVEIPEAARARAAAYVITAADGAALHARRLHARAGDYDPAVRDRLIAGLAIPAAWTAAAQKFRRVYRAQVLKLFEEVDVILAPSTPCRAPELGQKTFVLDGETMLVRPNLGIFTQPISFIGLPVAAVPVWLDEGLPLGVQVIGAPWREDVVLRVAEALWQAGVCRAPVAKL, encoded by the coding sequence ATGCTTGAGCCTTTCGATCCGGCCGCACCCGCGCCGACCGCCGCGGATGCGGCCGCCCTCGCCACCGCGCCCGCCCATGAGATCGCGGCCGCGGTGAAATCCGGCCAGGTCAGCGCCCGCGCGGTGCTGGAGGCGAGCCTCCAGCGCATCGCCGCGCTGGAACCGCAGGTGAATGCCTTCACCGACGTCACCACGGAGCGGGCCCGCGCCAAAGCGGATGCGGTGGATGCCGCCCGCGCCGCCGGGCACGAACTGGGCCGCCTCGCAGGCGTGCCCTTCGCGGTGAAGAACCTGTTCGACATTGCCGGCCTGCCCACCCGTGCCGGTTCGCTCATCAACCGCACCCATTCGCCTGCCACCCAGGACTCCACCTTGGTGGAGCGGCTGGAGGCGGCGGACGCCATCCTCGTCGGCGGCTTGAACATGGGCGAATATGCCTATGATTTCACGGGGGAAAATGCCCATGATGGACCGTCTCGCAATCCGCATTCGCTGGGCCATATGTCCGGCGGCTCCTCGGGCGGCTCGGGGGCGGCCGTGGCGGCGGGCGAGGTGCCGCTGGCGCTTGGCTCCGATACCAACGGCTCCATCCGGGTGCCTTCGGCCCTGTGCGGCATCTTCGGGCTGAAGCCCACTTATGGGCGCCTGTCGCGCGCCCGCACTTTCCCTTTTGTTTCCGCCTTCGATCATCTCGGCCCCTTCGCCCGCTGCCCGCAGGACCTGGCGCTCGCCTATGATGCCATGCAGGGGGAGGATCCCGCCGATCCCTGCCTCATGCCCCGTCCTTTCGAGCCCACGGCCGCCCGGCTTTCGGAGGGCCTTGGCGGTCTGAGGGTGGCGGTGGCCGGCGGCTATTTCCGCGCCAAGGGCATGCCCGAGGCCTTCGCCGCCGTGGACGCGGTGGCGACCGCGCTTGGTGCCAGCCGCACGGTTGAGATCCCCGAGGCCGCCCGCGCCCGGGCCGCCGCCTATGTGATTACGGCGGCAGACGGCGCCGCCCTCCATGCCCGCCGCCTCCATGCCCGCGCCGGTGATTATGACCCCGCCGTGCGGGACCGCCTGATCGCCGGCCTTGCCATTCCCGCCGCCTGGACCGCTGCGGCGCAGAAGTTCCGGCGGGTCTATCGGGCGCAGGTGCTCAAGCTGTTCGAGGAAGTGGATGTCATCCTGGCCCCCTCGACGCCCTGCCGGGCGCCGGAACTCGGGCAGAAGACGTTCGTTCTGGATGGCGAGACGATGTTGGTGCGTCCCAATCTTGGGATTTTCACCCAGCCCATCTCCTTCATCGGCCTTCCTGTGGCGGCAGTGCCGGTGTGGCTGGACGAGGGGCTGCCACTGGGTGTGCAGGTCATCGGCGCGCCCTGGCGCGAGGACGTGGTTTTGCGTGTCGCCGAGGCGCTGTGGCAGGCCGGTGTCTGCCGGGCGCCGGTGGCCAAGCTGTGA
- the hpxZ gene encoding oxalurate catabolism protein HpxZ, with product MEINLPDVVAEVTAAFERYEQALVTNDVETLEALFHDHPTTIRYGGGENLYGMDEIRAFRRARSAVGLMRERQRTVITTYGHDMAVASTLFARENAPGKVGRQQQTWVRFPEGWRVVAAHVSVIPDPT from the coding sequence GTGGAAATTAACCTTCCCGACGTGGTGGCCGAGGTCACGGCGGCTTTCGAGCGATACGAGCAGGCTCTCGTGACCAATGACGTGGAGACGCTGGAGGCGCTTTTCCACGACCACCCCACCACCATCCGCTATGGCGGCGGCGAAAACCTCTATGGCATGGACGAGATCCGCGCCTTCCGCCGCGCCCGCTCCGCCGTGGGTCTGATGCGCGAGCGGCAACGCACCGTCATCACCACCTACGGCCACGACATGGCCGTGGCCTCGACCCTTTTCGCGCGCGAGAACGCGCCCGGCAAGGTGGGGCGCCAGCAGCAGACCTGGGTGCGGTTTCCCGAGGGCTGGCGGGTGGTGGCGGCTCATGTGAGCGTCATTCCAGACCCCACTTGA
- a CDS encoding GntR family transcriptional regulator, whose product MSTLAPSPVAAERPPRTRRRRVAVRAVTRTEELRLQIADDIVRGRIAPGTPLEEMDIAKRYGVSRTPVREVIRDLAASGLVETRPHRSALVAKPTLDRLRGMFEVMAELEALCAGLCAVHMTPSERGQLQAIHADLADLTRRGDETHYTFLNDRFHTFLYSGAHNDYLCELTLATRARLQPFRRAQFRNLGRLALSYAEHDKVVTAILRGDKVEAATAMRAHILTVEVAYERYAESV is encoded by the coding sequence ATGTCCACCCTGGCTCCTTCTCCCGTCGCTGCAGAGCGTCCGCCCCGCACCCGTCGCCGCCGTGTGGCGGTGCGCGCCGTCACGCGCACGGAGGAATTGCGGCTGCAGATCGCGGATGACATCGTCCGCGGGCGCATCGCGCCTGGCACGCCGCTGGAGGAGATGGACATCGCCAAGCGCTATGGCGTGTCCCGCACGCCAGTCCGCGAAGTCATCCGGGATCTCGCCGCCTCAGGCCTCGTGGAAACCCGGCCCCATCGCAGCGCCTTGGTGGCCAAGCCCACCCTCGACCGGCTGCGCGGCATGTTCGAGGTGATGGCGGAGCTGGAGGCGCTCTGCGCGGGCCTGTGCGCCGTCCACATGACGCCGTCCGAACGGGGCCAGCTCCAGGCCATCCATGCGGATCTGGCCGATCTCACCCGGCGAGGGGACGAAACCCACTACACCTTCCTGAATGACCGCTTTCACACGTTCTTATATAGCGGCGCCCATAATGACTATCTCTGCGAGCTGACGCTCGCCACCCGCGCCCGCCTGCAACCCTTCCGCCGGGCGCAGTTCCGCAATCTCGGCCGCCTTGCCCTGTCCTATGCGGAGCACGACAAGGTGGTCACCGCCATCCTGCGCGGCGACAAGGTCGAGGCCGCAACCGCCATGCGGGCCCACATCCTGACCGTGGAAGTGGCCTACGAGCGCTACGCCGAGAGCGTCTGA
- a CDS encoding CinA family protein has product MIDADIYAAAERVLTLCRAAGLTLATAESCTGGLVVGALTAVAGSSDVVDRGFVTYSNAAKMQMIGVPEATLAAFGAVSEETARAMAEGALAAAGVGVSVAITGVAGPGGGSPEKPVGLVHFASARKGGTTRHHEMRFGPLSRDEIRRRSVLVALDMLAEAAG; this is encoded by the coding sequence ATGATCGACGCCGACATCTATGCCGCTGCCGAGCGCGTGCTCACTCTCTGCCGCGCGGCTGGCCTCACCCTCGCCACGGCCGAATCCTGCACGGGCGGCCTCGTTGTCGGCGCCCTGACGGCGGTGGCGGGCTCCTCGGACGTGGTGGACCGGGGCTTCGTCACCTATTCCAACGCGGCCAAGATGCAGATGATCGGCGTGCCCGAGGCGACACTGGCCGCTTTTGGCGCGGTCAGCGAGGAGACTGCCCGGGCCATGGCGGAAGGCGCCTTGGCGGCGGCGGGCGTCGGGGTCAGCGTCGCCATTACGGGCGTGGCAGGGCCGGGCGGAGGCTCCCCGGAAAAGCCGGTGGGCCTCGTCCATTTCGCCAGCGCCCGCAAGGGCGGGACGACCCGCCATCACGAGATGCGCTTCGGCCCGCTCAGCCGCGACGAGATCCGCCGCCGCTCCGTCCTGGTCGCCCTCGACATGCTGGCTGAGGCGGCGGGCTGA
- a CDS encoding bifunctional 2-C-methyl-D-erythritol 4-phosphate cytidylyltransferase/2-C-methyl-D-erythritol 2,4-cyclodiphosphate synthase, which yields MECAVIIVAAGRGSRMGGDVPKQYRKLNGESVMRRVLRLFCDHPDIATVQVVIHPDDAALFAEAGAGLPKLLPPVPGGAERQDSVRAGLDALAPHNPDVVLVHDAARPFTSAALISRAVEAGATFGAAVPGAAVTDTIKMVDAREQVTATPARASLRAVQTPQAFHYESLRAAHLRAQAEKIAGLTDDAAVVEWAGHPVTVFEGETSNVKLTHPEDLAHAGGSRPLSDVRTGTGFDVHAFGPGDHVILGGIALPFDKGLDGHSDADVGLHALTDAVLGALCDGDIGAHFPPSDPQWKGATSDRFLAFAAEKVRARGGRIAHLDLTLICEAPKIGPHREPMRARIAEIAGVPVERVSVKATTTEKLGFAGRREGIAAMAAATIRLPEDEA from the coding sequence ATGGAATGTGCCGTCATCATCGTGGCCGCCGGGCGCGGCTCCCGGATGGGCGGGGACGTGCCGAAGCAATACCGCAAGCTGAACGGTGAGAGCGTCATGCGCCGCGTGCTGCGGCTTTTTTGCGACCATCCGGACATCGCAACGGTCCAGGTTGTGATTCATCCCGATGATGCGGCCCTGTTCGCCGAGGCTGGCGCGGGCCTCCCCAAGCTGCTGCCCCCGGTGCCGGGCGGCGCCGAGCGGCAGGATTCCGTGCGAGCCGGCCTTGACGCCCTCGCTCCCCATAATCCGGATGTGGTCCTTGTCCACGATGCGGCCCGCCCGTTCACCTCGGCTGCCCTCATCTCCCGCGCGGTGGAAGCAGGCGCAACGTTCGGCGCCGCGGTGCCCGGCGCTGCCGTCACCGACACAATCAAGATGGTGGATGCGCGCGAACAGGTCACCGCAACGCCTGCCCGCGCATCCTTGCGCGCCGTGCAGACGCCACAAGCCTTCCATTATGAAAGCCTGCGTGCCGCCCATCTGCGGGCGCAGGCTGAGAAGATTGCCGGCCTCACTGACGATGCGGCCGTCGTGGAATGGGCAGGGCACCCGGTAACCGTGTTTGAAGGGGAGACCAGCAACGTGAAGCTCACCCACCCGGAGGATCTGGCCCATGCGGGCGGATCGCGGCCCCTCAGTGATGTGCGCACCGGCACCGGCTTCGATGTGCACGCCTTCGGCCCCGGCGACCATGTGATCCTGGGCGGCATCGCCCTGCCCTTCGACAAGGGTCTGGACGGCCACTCGGACGCGGATGTGGGGCTCCATGCGCTGACCGACGCCGTGCTCGGTGCGCTGTGCGACGGCGACATCGGCGCCCATTTCCCGCCCTCCGACCCGCAATGGAAAGGCGCCACCTCCGACCGCTTCCTGGCGTTTGCCGCTGAAAAGGTGCGCGCCCGGGGCGGGCGCATTGCGCATCTGGACCTCACCCTCATCTGCGAGGCCCCCAAGATCGGCCCGCACCGAGAACCCATGCGGGCGCGCATTGCCGAGATTGCCGGCGTGCCGGTGGAGCGAGTGAGCGTGAAGGCCACGACCACCGAGAAGCTCGGCTTTGCCGGCCGCCGGGAAGGCATCGCCGCCATGGCCGCCGCCACCATCCGCTTGCCGGAGGACGAAGCATGA
- the dusB gene encoding tRNA dihydrouridine synthase DusB, with protein sequence MAGITDAPVREMALRYGAGLVVSEMVASEALLDGHVEMGLKTARSGDALHAVQLAGNDPRWMAEAARFAQGQGADIIDINMGCPAKRVTTGAAGSALLRDVPLAVAILEAVRAAVEVPVTLKTRLGWDESETVAPHLARLAQEIGIALVTIHGRTRCQFYTGSADWAAIRAVKEAVSIPVIANGDLTRCADAPGMLDASGADGVMIGRGAQGRPWFPGRVAAFLATGIEPPEPALSEQRDVLLELFEGWLSLYGAAPGVRQARKHVGWALEAGAHTAGRPAEWVKAWRARLLTMEDANMVKAGIVDAFDDLSWRAAA encoded by the coding sequence ATGGCTGGTATCACCGATGCGCCCGTGCGCGAGATGGCGCTGCGCTATGGGGCGGGGCTCGTCGTGTCCGAGATGGTGGCGAGCGAGGCCCTGCTCGACGGCCATGTGGAGATGGGCCTGAAGACCGCCCGCTCGGGTGACGCTCTCCATGCGGTGCAGCTGGCCGGCAATGATCCCCGCTGGATGGCGGAGGCGGCGCGATTCGCCCAAGGGCAGGGCGCCGACATCATCGACATCAATATGGGCTGCCCCGCCAAGCGCGTGACCACGGGCGCGGCGGGTTCGGCCCTGCTGCGGGACGTGCCGCTCGCGGTGGCGATCCTGGAGGCTGTGCGGGCGGCGGTCGAGGTGCCGGTCACGCTGAAAACCCGCCTCGGCTGGGATGAGAGCGAGACGGTGGCTCCCCATCTGGCGCGCCTTGCGCAGGAGATTGGCATCGCCCTCGTGACCATTCACGGCCGCACCCGCTGCCAATTCTATACCGGTTCGGCCGACTGGGCCGCCATCCGGGCGGTGAAAGAGGCGGTGAGCATCCCGGTCATCGCCAATGGCGACCTCACACGCTGCGCCGATGCCCCCGGCATGCTCGACGCCTCCGGCGCCGACGGCGTGATGATCGGACGCGGCGCGCAGGGCCGGCCCTGGTTTCCCGGTCGCGTGGCGGCCTTTCTTGCCACTGGCATCGAACCGCCGGAGCCGGCGCTCTCGGAGCAGCGGGATGTGCTGCTGGAGCTGTTCGAGGGCTGGCTTTCGCTCTACGGCGCCGCGCCCGGCGTGCGGCAGGCGCGCAAGCATGTGGGCTGGGCGCTGGAGGCGGGCGCACACACCGCCGGGCGTCCGGCGGAATGGGTGAAGGCGTGGCGTGCCCGCCTTCTGACCATGGAGGATGCGAACATGGTCAAGGCCGGCATCGTGGATGCCTTTGACGATCTCAGCTGGAGGGCTGCCGCATGA